Proteins co-encoded in one Candidatus Bealeia paramacronuclearis genomic window:
- a CDS encoding ABC transporter permease subunit: MSLFFLIPFFIVFKISLSNFKIGIPPYDPILTWVSETVLELKINLSSYLFIASDDLYYKVYLKSLGIASLGTLGALIVGYPLAYAIAKQPRQHHIFYLMLVLLPFWTSFLLRVYAWIGILSPKGIINNTLLSLGWIADPLPLLYNTGTVVLGIVYCYLPFMILPLYVALEKIDDTLIEAAFDLGARPWKVFLKIILPLSLPGVFTGCMLVLIPAVGEFVIPELLGGTQTLMIGKLLWNEFFNNRDWPVASAIAVLMLILLVIPIALFQKLQERQTEQHHED; this comes from the coding sequence GTGAGCTTATTTTTTCTCATTCCTTTTTTTATCGTCTTTAAAATAAGTCTTTCCAATTTCAAAATTGGGATTCCCCCCTATGATCCTATTCTCACTTGGGTATCTGAGACAGTTTTAGAACTCAAAATCAACCTTTCATCCTATCTTTTTATTGCCTCTGACGATCTTTATTATAAGGTCTATTTAAAGTCATTGGGAATTGCCTCTTTGGGCACTTTGGGGGCGCTCATTGTGGGGTACCCCTTGGCTTATGCCATTGCCAAGCAGCCCCGACAGCACCACATTTTTTATTTGATGCTCGTCCTTCTCCCCTTCTGGACCTCATTTTTACTGCGTGTTTATGCGTGGATTGGAATTTTAAGCCCTAAGGGCATCATTAATAATACACTTTTGTCTTTGGGGTGGATCGCGGATCCTCTACCTCTTCTTTACAATACGGGAACCGTCGTTTTAGGCATTGTTTATTGCTACCTTCCCTTCATGATTTTGCCGCTTTATGTTGCCCTTGAGAAAATCGATGATACGCTTATTGAGGCGGCTTTTGATTTGGGCGCTCGTCCTTGGAAAGTTTTTTTGAAAATTATTCTACCCTTGTCTTTGCCCGGCGTTTTTACAGGGTGCATGTTGGTTTTAATTCCCGCTGTGGGCGAGTTTGTCATTCCCGAACTTTTGGGGGGTACGCAAACGCTTATGATCGGAAAATTGCTATGGAATGAATTTTTCAATAACCGCGATTGGCCAGTAGCCTCTGCCATTGCTGTTTTGATGTTGATCCTTTTGGTCATCCCCATTGCACTTTTCCAAAAGCTTCAAGAAAGGCAAACGGAGCAACATCATGAGGACTAA
- a CDS encoding ABC transporter ATP-binding protein, whose amino-acid sequence MAAYPKTKRIHLEPWQDPKSKPYIEIEGVSKDFGGVTAVDNVSLSIYQGEFFSLLGPSGCGKTTLLRMLAGFEMPSSGRIYIDGVDVTHRPPYDRPVNMMFQSYALFPHMTVEQNVAFGLKQERIGTKEIQEKVIDALHLVQMGKFAKRKPNQLSGGQRQRVALARCLVKQPKLILLDEPLAALDKKLRDQTQFELVNIQEQVGVTFIMVTHDQEEAMTMSSRMGIMDHGRLRQLGTPNEIYEYPNSEYVADFIGMMNLFEGIVLESAKNHVVVESEEAGRELYVGHGADVPQGSQVLVAIRPEKVMISLNEPDIVRNVTKGIVKDIAYLGDVSIYHVELDSGKIVLATMPNLVRLAERTVTWDDEVYLYWRAENSIVLVS is encoded by the coding sequence ATGGCAGCTTACCCCAAAACCAAACGCATTCATCTCGAGCCTTGGCAAGATCCCAAATCCAAACCCTATATTGAAATTGAGGGGGTCTCGAAAGATTTTGGTGGCGTGACTGCTGTTGATAATGTCAGTCTCTCGATTTATCAGGGGGAATTCTTCTCCCTTTTGGGGCCTTCAGGCTGTGGGAAGACCACGCTTTTAAGAATGCTCGCGGGATTTGAAATGCCTTCATCTGGCCGGATTTATATTGATGGTGTGGATGTGACACATAGGCCGCCTTATGATCGTCCCGTTAATATGATGTTTCAATCCTACGCCCTTTTTCCCCATATGACCGTTGAGCAAAATGTGGCTTTTGGATTAAAACAAGAACGTATTGGTACAAAAGAAATTCAAGAAAAAGTCATCGATGCTCTTCATTTGGTGCAAATGGGGAAATTCGCCAAGCGCAAACCAAATCAACTTTCCGGTGGACAACGTCAACGGGTGGCCTTGGCCAGATGTTTGGTCAAACAACCTAAGCTTATTCTTCTGGATGAGCCTTTGGCGGCCCTCGATAAAAAACTTCGAGATCAAACTCAATTTGAATTGGTGAACATTCAAGAGCAAGTGGGGGTCACTTTTATTATGGTCACCCACGATCAGGAAGAGGCCATGACCATGTCCTCGCGCATGGGAATTATGGATCACGGAAGATTACGCCAATTGGGAACTCCCAATGAAATTTATGAATATCCCAATTCCGAATATGTGGCCGACTTTATCGGAATGATGAATCTCTTTGAGGGGATCGTTTTAGAATCCGCCAAAAATCATGTCGTTGTGGAATCCGAAGAAGCGGGCCGTGAGCTTTATGTAGGCCACGGTGCAGACGTTCCGCAAGGATCGCAAGTTCTGGTTGCTATTCGTCCTGAAAAGGTCATGATTTCGCTGAATGAGCCTGATATCGTGCGCAATGTTACCAAAGGTATCGTCAAAGATATTGCTTATTTGGGGGATGTTTCCATTTATCACGTGGAATTGGATTCGGGAAAAATTGTCTTGGCAACTATGCCCAATCTCGTGCGTTTGGCCGAGCGAACGGTGACTTGGGACGACGAGGTTTACTTGTATTGGCGCGCTGAAAACAGCATCGTTTTGGTTTCTTGA
- a CDS encoding extracellular solute-binding protein: MFHKIINTLFIIFAFLSLGTQNLVASEKKHVNVLNWAEGIPQNILKEFEAETGIQVHYDVYDSAELMEAKLLTGDSGYDVVGVTVWPYLDRQIQTGIYQPLNKTSLRNYAHLDADLLKKMSTADPKNQFGIPYLWGTTGIGLNVSKVEKLLPDQNLSTWALLFDPEIAKDLNACGLELIDSPVDVFSAILAYLGKDPNSDNLEDLKFASQNVMKVRHYIFKFHGTQGMQDLLNGEACVVQGWSGEMLQARERAREIGGDEIDYVIPQEGSNLWIDAFAVPQNAPHIQEAHQLIDFLLRPEIIARISNALFTANAIPNSKKFMDQDIVKDPVIYPSKEVRKRLFVDKIHPPQFERSRSREWIRVKTGQ, encoded by the coding sequence ATGTTTCACAAAATTATTAACACACTCTTTATAATTTTTGCTTTTTTATCTTTAGGCACACAAAATCTTGTGGCGTCTGAAAAAAAACATGTCAACGTTTTAAATTGGGCGGAAGGTATTCCACAAAATATCCTCAAAGAGTTTGAAGCTGAAACTGGAATTCAAGTGCATTATGATGTTTATGATAGTGCAGAGCTCATGGAAGCTAAGCTTTTGACCGGAGATTCTGGGTATGATGTGGTGGGTGTTACCGTCTGGCCTTATTTAGATCGTCAAATTCAAACCGGGATTTATCAACCTTTAAACAAAACGTCCCTCAGGAATTACGCTCATTTAGATGCCGATCTTTTGAAAAAAATGAGTACGGCCGATCCTAAAAATCAATTTGGAATTCCTTATTTGTGGGGCACCACAGGAATTGGCCTGAATGTCTCAAAAGTAGAAAAGCTTCTTCCTGACCAAAATCTTTCTACATGGGCGCTTTTGTTTGACCCCGAAATTGCAAAAGACCTTAATGCGTGTGGATTGGAGCTTATTGATTCCCCTGTGGATGTATTTTCCGCCATTCTTGCCTATTTGGGGAAAGATCCCAATAGTGACAATTTGGAAGATCTTAAATTCGCCTCTCAAAATGTCATGAAAGTTCGTCACTATATTTTTAAATTTCATGGGACTCAAGGCATGCAAGATCTTTTAAATGGGGAAGCTTGCGTTGTTCAGGGTTGGTCTGGAGAAATGCTTCAGGCACGCGAGAGGGCCCGGGAAATCGGCGGAGATGAGATTGATTATGTGATTCCTCAGGAAGGGTCCAACTTGTGGATTGATGCCTTTGCCGTTCCTCAAAATGCCCCCCATATTCAAGAGGCACATCAGTTAATTGATTTTCTCCTCAGGCCCGAAATTATCGCGCGAATCTCAAATGCGCTTTTTACAGCCAATGCGATTCCCAATTCCAAAAAGTTCATGGATCAGGACATTGTTAAAGATCCCGTGATTTATCCGTCAAAAGAAGTGCGCAAAAGATTATTTGTTGATAAAATCCATCCACCCCAATTTGAGCGTTCACGCTCTCGGGAATGGATTCGCGTGAAAACAGGACAATAA
- a CDS encoding sensor histidine kinase, whose translation MEKTQIQFLTSGRSGLKSRMMSWVATVMTGIVCITLLASLYHSFKTDLESLVTQGHQLVSIQSTSVAEPLWNLNTQQVDLYLSANAKNPDFKNAVVKDQEGKVISQYGKLDVSEDDLKFEGDIIYRGGDKPQKIGSLFLTLTKEGIIAREKTEFIISVFAFLILLSATMATVYFSLQRIIMSPLNEVLDVIEAVANGDLSRQIPLRRDDELGRLSLSFNKMTQRLNRIYKAFEARTHALETMNEELTLAREDAETANKTKSQFLANMSHELRPPLNAIIGYSEILKEDLIDMGQDSLCEDLDKIIQAGKHLLEIISDILDLSKIEAGKMELHYENFDVQALIQGVEAIIKPLTSKRNNTLLMDCSKDLGIMNADMTKVRQNIFNLLSNATKFTENGVITLTAKRFEIQDEDWIEFQVSDTGIGLTQEQMGKLFQAFKQADSSTTRKYGGTGLGLAITKRFCNMMGGDITVESQYGMGSIFTIVLPASPLKSNEKMDLEEEDLAKRA comes from the coding sequence ATGGAAAAAACCCAAATTCAATTTTTAACTTCTGGGCGATCAGGGCTCAAATCTCGAATGATGTCCTGGGTTGCGACCGTCATGACAGGTATTGTGTGTATTACACTTTTGGCCTCGCTTTACCATTCTTTTAAAACAGATTTAGAAAGCCTTGTGACACAAGGGCACCAGCTCGTCTCCATTCAATCCACATCTGTGGCCGAACCCCTTTGGAATCTCAATACACAGCAAGTAGATCTTTATCTTTCTGCCAATGCCAAAAACCCTGACTTTAAAAATGCTGTCGTCAAAGACCAGGAAGGAAAAGTTATTTCTCAGTATGGAAAATTAGACGTTTCCGAAGATGATTTAAAATTTGAAGGGGACATCATTTATAGGGGAGGAGATAAACCTCAAAAAATTGGCAGTCTATTTTTAACTCTTACGAAAGAGGGAATTATCGCCCGTGAAAAAACAGAATTTATAATTTCTGTTTTTGCGTTTTTGATACTTTTAAGTGCTACTATGGCAACCGTTTATTTCAGCCTTCAGCGCATCATTATGTCCCCTTTAAACGAAGTCTTGGATGTGATTGAAGCGGTCGCTAATGGGGATCTCAGCCGCCAAATTCCTTTAAGACGGGATGATGAGTTGGGTCGACTTTCTCTCTCGTTCAATAAAATGACCCAAAGGCTCAATCGTATTTATAAAGCTTTTGAAGCGCGCACCCATGCGCTTGAAACCATGAATGAGGAACTAACGCTCGCCCGGGAAGACGCTGAAACCGCCAACAAAACCAAAAGTCAGTTTTTGGCCAATATGAGCCATGAACTCAGACCCCCCCTCAATGCCATTATTGGTTATAGCGAAATTTTAAAAGAAGACCTCATAGATATGGGACAAGACAGCCTTTGCGAGGACCTTGATAAAATTATTCAAGCTGGAAAACATTTGCTTGAAATTATTAGCGACATTCTGGATCTCTCGAAAATTGAGGCTGGAAAAATGGAGTTGCATTATGAGAATTTTGATGTTCAAGCTTTGATCCAAGGCGTTGAGGCCATCATCAAGCCGTTGACTTCCAAGCGCAATAATACCCTTTTGATGGACTGCTCCAAAGATTTAGGTATTATGAACGCCGACATGACTAAGGTGCGTCAGAATATTTTCAACCTCCTTTCAAATGCGACGAAATTTACTGAAAATGGCGTCATCACCCTTACTGCAAAACGATTTGAAATCCAGGATGAAGATTGGATTGAATTTCAGGTTTCAGACACAGGAATTGGGCTCACTCAAGAGCAAATGGGAAAGCTCTTCCAAGCATTCAAACAAGCTGATTCTTCAACCACCCGAAAATATGGGGGCACAGGTTTGGGGTTGGCTATCACCAAGCGCTTTTGCAATATGATGGGGGGAGACATCACCGTTGAAAGCCAGTACGGAATGGGTTCCATCTTCACCATTGTTTTGCCCGCCTCACCCTTAAAATCAAATGAGAAGATGGATCTTGAGGAAGAAGACCTTGCAAAAAGAGCTTAA
- a CDS encoding NAD-binding protein → MTAILKSNTLRFQEAWDHYNPGAIPFLLRDRERFLNEKPYRGLKILHNTPLSLDATCKIQLLLMAGADVTVTCVPFLRPQTQPLAEEILYNEGVPLIVDHNNISDDFDVILDCSAVFAGRLTPRLGAVELTQSGTNIYKVLNPQSYKVISVDDSRLKGLETFYGTGSGFLNGFSQFANESVASQEFLIFGYGKVGQGVAHFLKESGAYVTVVDVDFDRLAYAQKRGIRGISFEAREKILDAIQNSFAVVTATAILGFISKYFTANDFRCVKYLANIGAEDEWGDQFESAQILNHKSPVNFGTPEPTPMKYLEAIFHAHNSAIDLLLDTELKNGYHGVPQDWDLKILSDWCQFHNVEIEDVMKELGNI, encoded by the coding sequence ATGACCGCAATTTTAAAATCAAACACATTACGCTTTCAAGAGGCTTGGGATCATTATAATCCGGGCGCAATTCCCTTTTTGTTGCGGGATCGAGAGCGATTTTTGAACGAGAAGCCCTATCGAGGACTTAAGATTCTTCACAATACTCCTCTTTCGTTGGATGCGACTTGTAAGATTCAATTGTTGTTGATGGCAGGGGCGGACGTCACGGTGACATGTGTTCCCTTCCTCCGTCCTCAAACGCAACCTTTGGCGGAAGAAATTCTTTACAACGAAGGCGTTCCATTGATTGTGGATCATAATAACATCTCAGATGATTTCGATGTAATTTTAGATTGCTCTGCTGTTTTTGCAGGGCGACTTACGCCCCGATTGGGTGCTGTTGAGTTGACCCAATCGGGGACCAATATTTACAAAGTACTCAATCCTCAAAGTTACAAAGTTATCTCTGTTGATGATAGTCGTCTTAAAGGACTTGAGACGTTTTATGGTACAGGATCAGGATTTTTAAATGGATTTTCTCAGTTTGCGAATGAAAGTGTGGCGTCTCAAGAATTTCTCATTTTTGGATACGGAAAAGTGGGGCAAGGGGTAGCTCATTTTTTAAAAGAAAGTGGCGCTTATGTTACTGTTGTGGATGTTGATTTTGATCGCCTCGCGTACGCTCAAAAACGTGGCATTCGCGGTATTTCTTTTGAGGCGAGAGAAAAGATTTTGGACGCCATTCAAAATTCATTTGCTGTGGTTACAGCAACGGCTATTCTCGGATTTATCTCAAAGTACTTTACGGCAAATGATTTTAGATGCGTAAAATATCTTGCCAATATCGGCGCTGAAGATGAATGGGGAGATCAATTTGAGTCCGCTCAAATCCTCAACCATAAATCGCCGGTAAATTTTGGGACGCCTGAACCCACGCCTATGAAATATCTTGAGGCGATTTTTCATGCACACAATTCAGCAATTGATTTGCTCTTGGACACAGAACTCAAAAATGGGTACCATGGGGTGCCTCAGGATTGGGATTTGAAAATTCTTTCGGACTGGTGTCAATTTCACAATGTTGAGATTGAGGATGTCATGAAAGAGTTGGGGAATATTTAA
- a CDS encoding phosphoribosyltransferase family protein — protein MKLIAFLISLLLTISALHACDCDNKFKLKVGTFEKTYDIKKLSADAPVKIAYVYDFADNLHLIQESTKALYTQLQSRGILEKVDAIVVPGDKANAMGAIFAKHIQEKNPDVSLVIFRGSNKSGDFKKVTYTPITSPTPKTLYMREDQAQTLEGKNVIIFDDVFSTGATVKAASSLVHQAGGNILAYACVATEGETDGSHGGKIKETFEGRPLLKVAHLPVIPQ, from the coding sequence ATGAAACTTATAGCGTTTTTAATTTCTTTATTGTTAACGATATCCGCTCTTCACGCCTGCGATTGTGATAATAAATTTAAATTGAAGGTTGGGACTTTTGAAAAAACCTACGATATTAAAAAGCTTAGCGCGGATGCGCCTGTCAAAATCGCCTATGTTTACGATTTTGCAGACAATCTCCATTTAATTCAAGAATCAACAAAGGCTCTTTATACGCAGCTTCAATCTCGGGGAATCCTCGAAAAGGTAGATGCCATTGTGGTGCCTGGAGACAAGGCCAATGCCATGGGCGCCATTTTTGCAAAACATATTCAGGAAAAGAATCCGGATGTATCACTTGTGATCTTTCGTGGCTCCAATAAGTCGGGCGATTTCAAAAAAGTGACTTATACACCTATTACGAGCCCAACACCTAAGACGCTCTATATGCGCGAAGATCAAGCCCAAACCCTTGAAGGGAAAAACGTAATTATTTTTGATGATGTTTTCTCTACAGGTGCCACAGTGAAAGCGGCATCTTCTCTTGTTCATCAAGCTGGAGGAAATATTTTGGCGTATGCTTGCGTTGCAACAGAAGGTGAAACAGATGGATCACACGGCGGCAAGATTAAAGAAACTTTTGAGGGTCGCCCTCTTCTGAAAGTTGCTCATTTGCCCGTAATTCCTCAATAA
- a CDS encoding lysine--tRNA ligase codes for MTRDHLRHVAETSQSWPFEEAKKILEKLKGEVPSKGYILFETGYGPSGLPHIGTFGEVARTTMVRHAFSLLSDIPTRLYAVSDDMDGLRKVPDNIPNKDIIAPHLGKPLTQIPDPFGTHQSFGHHNNARLKAFLDSFGFDYEFISSSEQYKAGTFDVMLQKVLEHYEEIINIILPTLGPERRATYSPFLPVSPLSGRVLQVPILERHPERGTIVFEDEDGKKVESPVTGGHCKLQWKADWGMRWAAFDVNYEMSGKDLIDSVKLSSRICRVLGKEPPEGFNYELFLDQQGTKISKSKGNGLSIEDWLKYAPQESLAYYMYQSPRKAKRLYFDVIPRQVDDYVNFLNAYETQTPEQRLNNPVWHIHQGHPPQVELPLTFGILLNLASVCNTEDKAVLWGFISRYASEATPPKMPLLDRLVEYALIYYRDFVKPNKHYRAPTDIEKEALEDLHKSLKDVSPDAEALQALVFEVGKRHNYTNLREWFLCLYQILLGQDEGPRMGSFIALYGVEEMRRLIEEAILRK; via the coding sequence ATGACACGAGATCACCTTCGCCACGTCGCTGAAACCTCCCAATCTTGGCCTTTTGAAGAGGCTAAAAAAATCCTTGAAAAGCTCAAAGGAGAGGTTCCTTCCAAAGGATATATTCTTTTTGAAACGGGGTATGGACCTTCAGGACTTCCTCATATTGGAACATTTGGTGAAGTTGCGCGCACTACAATGGTGCGCCATGCCTTTTCTCTTTTGTCTGACATTCCAACGCGTCTTTATGCAGTCTCGGATGATATGGATGGGCTGAGAAAAGTGCCTGATAATATCCCCAATAAAGACATCATTGCGCCTCATTTGGGAAAACCTCTCACGCAAATTCCTGATCCTTTTGGAACCCACCAAAGTTTTGGGCATCACAATAATGCACGATTGAAGGCCTTTTTAGACTCTTTTGGATTTGACTATGAATTCATCAGCTCCTCCGAGCAGTACAAAGCAGGCACGTTTGATGTGATGCTACAAAAAGTTCTCGAGCACTATGAAGAAATCATCAATATTATTCTTCCCACTTTGGGGCCCGAAAGACGTGCGACCTATAGCCCCTTTTTGCCCGTAAGTCCTCTTTCAGGTCGTGTTCTTCAAGTGCCTATTTTAGAACGTCATCCTGAGCGCGGCACGATCGTGTTCGAAGATGAAGATGGCAAAAAAGTAGAATCTCCTGTTACGGGTGGGCATTGTAAACTCCAATGGAAGGCAGATTGGGGCATGCGTTGGGCCGCTTTTGATGTGAACTATGAAATGTCAGGGAAAGACCTCATTGATTCGGTTAAACTCTCAAGTCGCATTTGCCGTGTTCTTGGAAAGGAACCCCCAGAAGGCTTTAACTATGAGCTTTTTTTGGACCAACAAGGTACCAAGATCTCAAAGTCCAAAGGCAATGGTCTTTCTATTGAAGATTGGCTTAAGTATGCGCCTCAGGAAAGTTTGGCGTATTACATGTATCAATCGCCCCGTAAAGCCAAACGCCTGTATTTTGATGTGATCCCCCGCCAGGTTGACGATTATGTGAACTTTTTAAATGCGTATGAAACCCAAACCCCCGAGCAACGCTTGAATAATCCAGTGTGGCACATTCATCAAGGCCATCCCCCTCAAGTCGAACTACCTTTGACATTTGGGATCCTTTTAAATTTGGCCTCTGTTTGCAATACGGAAGACAAGGCCGTTTTGTGGGGATTTATTTCCCGTTATGCGTCCGAAGCCACACCTCCAAAGATGCCGCTTTTGGATCGATTGGTTGAGTATGCGCTCATTTATTACAGAGACTTTGTCAAACCCAACAAGCACTATCGCGCCCCCACAGATATCGAAAAGGAGGCCCTTGAGGACCTTCATAAAAGCCTCAAGGATGTGTCTCCTGATGCAGAAGCCCTTCAAGCTCTCGTTTTTGAGGTGGGAAAACGCCACAATTACACAAATCTTCGCGAGTGGTTCTTGTGTCTTTACCAGATTCTTCTTGGTCAAGACGAGGGCCCCCGTATGGGATCCTTCATTGCCCTTTATGGTGTTGAAGAAATGCGTCGCCTTATCGAAGAGGCGATTTTAAGAAAATAA